One Persicobacter psychrovividus DNA window includes the following coding sequences:
- a CDS encoding response regulator gives MATFNNIILVDDDVVSNYICDRIMSRNNYVATLNAFSNPVEALGFLKEIVDKRLWNLLPQVLMLDLQMPQMDGWAFLDKLSALDPLMHEKMYIVILSSSIFSEDMDRANEHPMVRQYFSKPIRPDILESIHLNLENTRMV, from the coding sequence ATGGCTACATTTAACAATATTATCCTGGTGGATGACGATGTGGTAAGTAATTATATCTGTGACAGGATCATGTCGAGGAATAATTATGTTGCGACACTCAACGCCTTTTCTAATCCCGTGGAAGCATTGGGTTTTCTTAAAGAAATCGTTGATAAGCGACTGTGGAATTTACTGCCACAAGTGCTGATGCTCGATTTACAAATGCCACAAATGGATGGCTGGGCTTTCCTGGATAAGTTGTCGGCTTTGGACCCACTGATGCACGAGAAAATGTATATCGTGATCCTTTCGTCCTCTATCTTTTCTGAAGATATGGATCGGGCAAATGAACACCCGATGGTACGTCAGTATTTCTCCAAGCCAATCCGTCCCGATATTTTAGAGAGTATTCATTTGAATCTTGAAAATACCCGCATGGTTTAG
- a CDS encoding transglutaminase-like domain-containing protein gives MTDPLIDPQDPAIVDFVQTHCPEYLSPTNKAIRLYYTVRDSFKYNPLLISFRLEDNRASKIMEKKEGHCIAKAMFLCACLQAAGIPSKLGIAKVRNHMGTARLEKILRSNVLVPHGYTLAYLNGRWIKCTPAFNKALCDKLNCEALDWDGAHDSIFQPYDRNKGQFMEYLHDYGAFDDFPLEQVMDLMQTEYPHLFDQDNQLILEDILAEYS, from the coding sequence ATGACTGACCCATTGATTGATCCCCAGGACCCTGCAATTGTTGACTTTGTTCAAACCCATTGCCCAGAATACCTCTCCCCGACCAATAAGGCGATCAGATTATACTATACCGTACGGGATTCTTTTAAATATAACCCATTGTTAATATCCTTCAGGCTTGAAGACAACCGAGCAAGTAAGATAATGGAGAAAAAAGAAGGTCATTGTATTGCCAAAGCCATGTTTCTTTGCGCCTGTTTGCAAGCTGCTGGAATCCCCTCGAAACTGGGTATTGCCAAAGTCCGAAACCATATGGGCACCGCAAGGCTCGAAAAGATTCTTCGGTCTAACGTTCTGGTACCACATGGTTACACCCTCGCTTACCTCAATGGCCGATGGATCAAATGCACACCCGCTTTCAATAAAGCACTTTGCGACAAACTTAACTGCGAAGCATTGGACTGGGATGGAGCACACGACAGCATTTTTCAGCCTTATGACCGCAATAAGGGGCAATTTATGGAATACCTTCACGACTACGGCGCTTTTGACGACTTTCCGCTTGAGCAGGTAATGGACCTGATGCAAACCGAATATCCCCACCTTTTTGATCAGGACAATCAGTTAATTCTTGAAGATATTCTTGCGGAATATTCATAG
- a CDS encoding heavy metal transport/detoxification protein, giving the protein MKHQFKTNINCGGCIDKVTPTMKQHFSDDQWSVNTDHQDKILTVETDKAAHEVQQIVIDAGFKAEPVKKGLFGKLFG; this is encoded by the coding sequence ATGAAACACCAATTCAAAACCAATATCAATTGTGGAGGCTGTATCGACAAGGTTACGCCGACCATGAAACAGCATTTTTCCGATGATCAGTGGTCAGTGAATACCGATCATCAGGACAAGATTCTTACTGTTGAAACGGACAAGGCCGCTCATGAAGTTCAGCAAATAGTAATCGACGCTGGTTTTAAGGCCGAGCCTGTTAAAAAAGGACTTTTCGGTAAACTGTTTGGCTGA
- a CDS encoding 7-carboxy-7-deazaguanine synthase QueE, which produces MSTKGKAIYTEAIKAGKAYPIMEAFYTLQGEGKFAGHAAYFIRLAGCDVGCVWCDVKESWDAEQHPVLSTEEIVQQAASYPGRMAVVTGGEPLMYNCAPLTAALHADGFQTNIETSGAHPISGDWDWITLSPKKFKAPLAEVCAVAHELKVVIFHKSDFAWAEEHAAKVGKDCKLLLQVEWGKSAELLPMIIEYVKENPQWQISLQTHKYMDIP; this is translated from the coding sequence ATGAGTACGAAAGGAAAAGCAATATATACAGAAGCCATCAAGGCAGGGAAGGCCTATCCAATTATGGAGGCTTTTTACACTTTACAGGGAGAGGGAAAGTTTGCAGGACATGCCGCTTATTTTATCCGTCTGGCAGGCTGCGATGTCGGCTGTGTATGGTGTGATGTGAAGGAAAGCTGGGATGCTGAACAACATCCTGTATTATCCACCGAGGAGATTGTTCAGCAAGCTGCAAGTTACCCAGGAAGAATGGCTGTGGTAACAGGAGGAGAGCCATTGATGTACAATTGTGCGCCATTGACGGCGGCTTTACATGCTGATGGTTTTCAAACTAATATCGAAACTTCAGGGGCGCACCCGATCAGTGGAGACTGGGACTGGATAACACTTTCACCTAAAAAATTCAAGGCGCCTTTAGCGGAGGTTTGTGCCGTGGCCCATGAATTGAAAGTAGTCATCTTCCATAAAAGTGATTTCGCCTGGGCGGAAGAACATGCAGCGAAGGTCGGCAAGGACTGTAAGTTATTGCTTCAGGTAGAGTGGGGTAAAAGTGCAGAGCTCTTGCCAATGATTATTGAGTATGTGAAGGAAAACCCACAATGGCAAATCAGTTTGCAGACGCATAAGTATATGGATATTCCTTGA
- a CDS encoding bifunctional 5,10-methylenetetrahydrofolate dehydrogenase/5,10-methenyltetrahydrofolate cyclohydrolase, protein MPTILDGKATSKALQDQIAEETAAFVAQGGKKPHLAAILVGEDGASQTYVNHKVKACERVGFSSTLKRFPADITEEALLEEVEAINANDDIDGLIVQLPLPKHINVTKVTDRIRPEKDVDGFHPINVGRMTLGQPAYISATPFGIMKLLERYEVETSGKHCVVIGRSDIVGRPMSILLSQKGNPGDCTVTICHSRTKNLKEMTLQADIVVAALGIPEFLKGDMVKEGATVIDVGITRVEDASKKSGFRLVGDVDYAAVAPKSEFITPVPGGVGPMTIASLLYNTMQSAKKAVYSV, encoded by the coding sequence ATGCCAACGATCTTAGATGGTAAAGCGACCTCCAAGGCGCTACAAGACCAAATTGCTGAAGAAACTGCTGCTTTTGTGGCGCAGGGAGGAAAGAAACCACATTTGGCAGCGATCCTTGTCGGTGAGGATGGTGCTTCTCAAACCTATGTGAACCATAAAGTTAAAGCCTGTGAGCGTGTAGGGTTTTCTTCAACACTAAAGCGTTTTCCTGCGGATATTACCGAAGAAGCCCTTTTGGAAGAAGTGGAGGCGATCAATGCCAATGACGATATCGATGGTTTGATTGTTCAGTTGCCATTGCCAAAGCACATCAATGTAACGAAGGTAACCGATCGCATTCGTCCAGAAAAAGATGTGGATGGTTTCCACCCAATCAACGTAGGGCGCATGACTTTGGGGCAGCCAGCCTATATTTCAGCAACACCTTTCGGGATCATGAAATTGTTGGAGCGTTACGAGGTAGAAACTTCAGGTAAGCATTGCGTGGTGATTGGCCGTTCGGATATCGTTGGACGCCCGATGAGTATTTTGCTTTCGCAAAAAGGAAATCCAGGCGATTGTACCGTAACGATCTGTCATAGCCGTACCAAGAATTTGAAAGAAATGACTTTGCAGGCGGATATCGTGGTGGCTGCTTTGGGTATTCCTGAATTTTTGAAAGGGGATATGGTCAAAGAAGGCGCAACCGTGATTGACGTAGGCATTACCCGTGTGGAGGATGCTTCCAAGAAATCAGGTTTCCGCTTGGTTGGTGATGTAGATTACGCAGCGGTAGCTCCAAAATCTGAATTCATCACGCCTGTTCCAGGTGGTGTAGGTCCAATGACGATCGCTTCATTGTTGTACAATACGATGCAGTCAGCGAAGAAAGCGGTTTATTCGGTTTAA
- a CDS encoding alanine/glycine:cation symporter family protein, which produces MLHFLTQLFGLFEKLLSTSPTVLATATNIDERINQFLDPFISALEKVIFFSIKLTDQVSLPIVVVWLFAAALIFTLYFKFLNFRGFKHAFDIIRGKYDEPDSDGEVSHFQALTAALSGTVGIGNISGVALAISLGGAGATFWMIMAGIFGMATKFVECTLAVKYRLVHENGVVSGGPMYYLWKGLKDIGREKTGKGLALAYAIPAVGCSFGGGCMIQINQATKQLINVTGGQNSFLYGQGWIFGLIVAIITGSIIIGGIKSIAKVTSRIVPLMVVVYLSAAFVVIGAHYQEIPSALLHIITEGFNPKAMAGGFIGVLVIGVQRAAFSNEAGIGQAATAHAPAKTEHPVSEGFVGMIEPFVDTVLVCTVTALVIILTNSFDPSATEGVELTSRAFASVISWFPIVLSIAVILFALSTMISCSYYGLKAWTYIFGENKVADLSYKLIFCIFVVIGSSLSLTAVFRFGDAMAFAMCAPNIIGLYWLAPIVKKDLKQYRQWIKDYDLKREKEMVKS; this is translated from the coding sequence ATGCTTCATTTTCTAACGCAGCTTTTCGGCCTGTTCGAAAAACTGCTCTCTACCTCCCCGACTGTCTTGGCGACAGCAACCAATATTGATGAACGGATCAACCAATTTCTGGACCCCTTCATTTCTGCCCTTGAAAAAGTCATTTTCTTCTCCATCAAACTTACCGATCAGGTCAGCTTACCGATCGTTGTGGTTTGGCTGTTTGCGGCAGCACTGATCTTTACCTTATATTTCAAATTTCTGAATTTTAGAGGCTTCAAACATGCCTTCGACATTATCCGAGGCAAATACGACGAACCCGACTCTGATGGAGAGGTCAGCCACTTTCAGGCGCTGACCGCCGCCCTTTCGGGAACGGTAGGTATCGGTAATATCTCTGGTGTTGCTTTGGCCATTTCTTTGGGTGGCGCAGGTGCTACTTTCTGGATGATCATGGCAGGTATTTTCGGTATGGCGACCAAATTCGTCGAATGTACCCTTGCCGTTAAATACCGATTGGTTCATGAAAATGGCGTCGTTTCTGGTGGCCCGATGTATTATTTATGGAAAGGATTAAAAGACATTGGCCGTGAAAAAACAGGCAAAGGCTTGGCGCTCGCTTATGCTATTCCTGCCGTCGGCTGTTCGTTTGGTGGCGGATGTATGATTCAGATTAATCAGGCGACCAAACAGCTGATCAATGTAACGGGCGGACAAAATAGCTTTTTGTATGGCCAAGGATGGATTTTCGGCTTGATCGTTGCCATCATCACTGGCTCAATCATCATCGGTGGAATCAAATCCATTGCGAAAGTAACTTCACGAATCGTACCCCTGATGGTCGTTGTTTATCTTTCTGCCGCCTTTGTGGTCATTGGTGCCCATTATCAGGAAATCCCTTCGGCTTTGCTTCATATTATTACTGAAGGTTTTAATCCAAAAGCCATGGCGGGTGGTTTCATCGGTGTATTGGTGATCGGTGTACAGCGCGCAGCATTCTCCAATGAAGCAGGTATCGGACAGGCGGCCACGGCACACGCTCCTGCCAAAACCGAGCACCCCGTTTCTGAAGGATTTGTCGGCATGATAGAGCCATTCGTCGATACCGTTTTGGTGTGTACCGTTACCGCTTTGGTGATCATCCTGACCAACTCTTTTGATCCATCAGCAACCGAAGGTGTAGAGCTGACTTCCCGTGCCTTTGCCTCAGTGATCTCTTGGTTCCCGATCGTGTTGTCCATCGCCGTCATCCTTTTTGCATTATCCACCATGATCTCTTGCTCCTACTACGGACTGAAAGCATGGACCTACATTTTCGGAGAGAACAAAGTCGCTGACCTTTCCTACAAATTGATCTTCTGTATCTTCGTCGTGATCGGGTCTTCCCTATCACTGACCGCCGTGTTCCGCTTCGGTGACGCGATGGCTTTTGCCATGTGTGCCCCGAACATCATCGGACTATACTGGCTCGCGCCGATTGTCAAAAAAGACCTCAAACAATACCGCCAATGGATCAAGGATTATGATCTCAAGCGGGAGAAGGAAATGGTAAAATCTTAA
- a CDS encoding ATP-binding protein, producing MSQRQALPIGIQTFEDLRKGGSDYLYIDKTAHIHEMTKLSKGYYFLSRPRRFGKSMLCSTMQALLEGKQELFEGLYIHDKWDWSESFPVVRIDLSGVTYKSLEAVEQKIQFVLKANAKKHQIDLNTDEQLGSQLMMLIEEISEKYQSKVVVLIDEYDKPIQDTISNDDNLASDSLDVLRGFYSAIKASDQFIRFCFMTGITKFTGVGLFSGANNFNNITLDSRYASICGFTQKELDNCFGDYFDGVNMQQVQAWYNGYNYFGDKVYNPFDILMFLDKGAKFDNYWWDSGQPSFLTKMFEKGVYETYDLENLELSSQELKQFTLSNLNLPSLLWQAGYLTITEEIQEPFGGSSYVLATPNREVRMTLNMLFLISLTSVESNRLLKRNEAARSLFKNDLKEFETNVRAMFAAIPFNNYVQNNIQKYEGFYASVMFSFMAGLGLKCRTEEATSKGRIDMALETPTHIYIVEFKANAPKPEGDERGEALDQIHEKKYYEPYLNDQRKIVLIGMHFNEEKRNLDWFKDEELKLD from the coding sequence ATGAGTCAAAGACAAGCCTTACCAATCGGAATACAGACATTTGAGGATCTTCGAAAAGGAGGTTCTGACTACCTATACATAGATAAGACAGCACACATTCACGAAATGACGAAACTGTCAAAAGGTTATTATTTCCTTTCCCGCCCTCGTCGTTTTGGTAAGTCGATGTTATGCTCAACCATGCAGGCTCTTTTGGAAGGGAAACAGGAGTTGTTTGAAGGTTTGTACATTCATGACAAATGGGATTGGTCGGAGAGTTTTCCCGTGGTAAGAATTGACTTGAGTGGTGTTACCTATAAGAGTCTTGAAGCTGTCGAACAAAAGATTCAGTTTGTTCTGAAAGCAAACGCAAAGAAGCATCAAATTGACCTCAATACCGATGAGCAATTAGGGTCTCAGTTGATGATGTTGATTGAGGAAATATCAGAAAAATACCAAAGCAAAGTGGTGGTTTTGATTGATGAATATGATAAACCTATTCAGGATACAATTTCGAACGATGACAATTTAGCCTCTGATTCATTGGATGTTCTACGAGGATTTTACTCAGCCATTAAAGCCTCAGATCAATTCATTCGCTTTTGCTTCATGACGGGTATCACCAAGTTTACAGGTGTTGGACTATTCAGCGGAGCGAATAATTTCAATAATATTACATTGGATAGCCGATATGCTTCAATATGTGGATTTACTCAAAAGGAATTGGATAATTGCTTCGGAGATTATTTTGACGGGGTAAATATGCAACAGGTACAAGCTTGGTATAACGGCTACAACTACTTCGGGGACAAGGTCTATAATCCGTTTGATATCCTGATGTTTCTGGATAAAGGCGCCAAATTTGATAACTATTGGTGGGATTCTGGTCAGCCTTCTTTTTTGACCAAGATGTTTGAGAAAGGTGTATATGAAACCTATGATTTGGAAAATTTGGAGTTATCTTCTCAAGAGTTAAAACAATTTACGCTCAGCAACTTGAACCTCCCCTCTTTACTATGGCAAGCAGGCTATTTGACCATAACGGAAGAGATTCAGGAGCCTTTTGGCGGGAGCAGTTACGTCCTTGCTACCCCAAACCGTGAGGTTCGAATGACCTTGAATATGCTCTTTTTAATTAGTCTGACATCGGTTGAATCCAATCGCCTTTTGAAACGGAATGAAGCCGCGCGTAGCTTATTCAAAAATGACTTGAAAGAATTCGAAACCAATGTTCGAGCGATGTTTGCTGCCATTCCATTCAATAATTATGTTCAAAATAACATACAAAAATATGAAGGATTTTATGCCTCGGTGATGTTCAGTTTTATGGCTGGATTAGGGTTAAAATGCAGGACAGAAGAAGCTACCTCCAAAGGGCGTATCGATATGGCTTTGGAAACCCCAACACATATTTATATAGTTGAATTTAAAGCAAATGCACCAAAGCCCGAAGGTGATGAAAGAGGTGAAGCATTGGATCAGATTCATGAGAAAAAATATTACGAACCTTATTTGAATGATCAACGGAAGATCGTGCTGATCGGAATGCATTTCAATGAGGAGAAAAGGAATTTGGATTGGTTTAAGGACGAAGAGCTGAAGTTGGATTAA
- a CDS encoding class I SAM-dependent methyltransferase, translating to MTYLDLIIDLFKNTPRQGPGSTAESLQALALMDLPNEALTIADIGCGSGNATLTLAQNTQSKITAVDLFPEFLDQLKINADKVGLIDQIKTLEASMDQLPFEKNTFDVIWSEGAIYNIGFKKGTKQWRKFLKPKGYLAVSEITWTTNDRPKELNDFWNEAYPEIDTAANKIKVLEENGYRLVGYFYLKPESWIKNYYEPLALEFDAFLQKHDHSEDAKAIVKEQREEIELYKNYQDYYSYGFYVAQKIIKTPSSN from the coding sequence ATGACATACCTCGATCTCATCATAGACCTTTTCAAAAACACCCCACGCCAAGGGCCTGGCAGTACCGCAGAAAGTCTACAAGCTTTGGCGTTGATGGATTTACCGAATGAAGCATTAACCATTGCTGATATTGGTTGCGGCAGTGGAAATGCTACGCTTACCCTTGCCCAGAACACGCAATCCAAAATTACGGCGGTAGATCTATTTCCTGAATTCTTGGATCAACTCAAAATCAATGCAGATAAAGTAGGTTTGATCGATCAAATCAAGACTTTGGAAGCATCCATGGATCAATTGCCTTTTGAAAAAAACACTTTTGATGTGATTTGGTCTGAAGGAGCGATTTACAATATAGGCTTCAAGAAAGGCACCAAGCAGTGGCGAAAATTCCTTAAACCGAAGGGTTATTTGGCCGTCAGTGAAATCACCTGGACCACCAATGATCGACCAAAAGAACTGAATGATTTTTGGAATGAAGCTTATCCTGAAATTGATACCGCCGCCAACAAGATCAAAGTCTTGGAAGAAAACGGCTATCGATTGGTGGGCTATTTTTACCTGAAACCCGAAAGTTGGATCAAAAATTATTACGAACCACTGGCCTTGGAATTCGACGCGTTCCTTCAGAAGCATGATCACTCTGAGGATGCCAAAGCGATTGTAAAAGAACAAAGGGAAGAAATTGAGCTGTATAAGAATTACCAAGATTATTACAGTTATGGGTTTTATGTCGCACAGAAAATCATCAAAACGCCATCATCGAATTAA
- a CDS encoding outer membrane beta-barrel protein: MKKGILILALITMSFLAHAQDSKFDIRMGGGWSFIGSGDYHQSMFESELNYKSNHYFAFSAGFAFSQSYTAAVSTNGSMLQLNGNAFISPFKNNRRNDFRIGLGLSNIWITSGSDLPKNDNSFYNTQSDRTSLGANLILENTFAINDHFLIGIKGLVQAYGDTAHSGILGKIGYRF, encoded by the coding sequence ATGAAAAAAGGCATCCTAATATTAGCCCTAATTACCATGAGCTTTTTAGCCCATGCACAAGATTCCAAATTCGACATCAGGATGGGAGGTGGCTGGTCTTTTATTGGTTCAGGAGATTACCACCAAAGTATGTTCGAAAGTGAGTTGAACTACAAAAGTAACCATTACTTTGCCTTCAGTGCAGGTTTTGCTTTTTCACAATCCTATACTGCGGCAGTTAGTACTAACGGCTCCATGCTTCAATTGAATGGCAATGCCTTTATATCTCCTTTCAAGAATAACCGAAGAAATGATTTTCGAATAGGTTTAGGTCTTTCTAATATTTGGATTACAAGTGGGAGTGATTTACCGAAAAACGACAACTCATTTTATAATACACAATCCGATCGCACATCCCTTGGCGCAAACCTTATTTTAGAGAACACCTTTGCAATCAATGATCATTTTTTGATTGGCATTAAAGGTCTGGTACAGGCTTACGGCGACACCGCTCATTCAGGAATTTTGGGTAAAATTGGTTATCGTTTTTAA
- a CDS encoding pseudouridine synthase, with translation MELEILYQDKYFCAINKPAGLMVHKSWVARNAEHYAMQLLRDQLGQYVYPVHRLDRATSGLLLFGLSSEYCTAAQTLIHEKKITKKYWALVRGYAPEEGKIDRPLSSEYSDIEKEALTIFKKLEQTEAPYKVADRYPACRTSLMEAQPITGRTHQLRQHFAKLRHYIIGDNKHGDHKLNKGYKALLGLENMLLHARSLSFIHPYTEEQIDIEAPIPDYYDKILTDLGYSHHR, from the coding sequence ATGGAATTAGAGATACTTTATCAGGATAAATATTTTTGTGCGATCAATAAACCTGCGGGGCTGATGGTGCACAAATCGTGGGTGGCACGCAATGCCGAACACTATGCGATGCAGTTGTTGCGTGATCAGTTGGGACAATATGTTTACCCCGTCCACCGATTGGATCGTGCCACAAGTGGCCTGTTGCTTTTTGGATTGAGTTCTGAATATTGCACCGCCGCACAGACCTTGATTCATGAGAAAAAAATTACCAAAAAATATTGGGCTTTGGTGCGTGGCTATGCGCCCGAAGAAGGTAAAATCGACCGTCCGCTGTCATCCGAATATTCTGATATTGAAAAAGAGGCCTTGACCATTTTCAAGAAACTGGAACAAACCGAAGCGCCTTATAAAGTAGCTGACCGCTACCCTGCCTGCCGTACAAGTCTGATGGAAGCCCAACCGATCACAGGCAGAACCCACCAATTGCGTCAGCACTTTGCCAAATTGCGCCATTACATCATCGGCGATAACAAACATGGCGATCACAAACTCAACAAAGGCTACAAAGCACTTTTGGGCTTGGAAAATATGTTGCTTCACGCCCGCAGCCTTTCTTTCATTCATCCTTATACCGAAGAACAGATTGACATTGAGGCGCCAATTCCCGATTATTATGATAAGATTCTGACAGATTTGGGGTATTCCCATCATCGATAA
- a CDS encoding ABC transporter ATP-binding protein gives MTAPKKKKASINSIKYAFKEIIYPRRKILFLGLVLIVINRLAGLVLPAASKQLIDEVITPERLDLLKYVLIAVGTAVLVQALTSFFLTQLLSVEAQKLIAELRIKVHQQVIKLPLDYFDNTKSGEVVSRIMSDVEGVRNLVGTGLVQLIGGLLTAVLSLFLLINISPSLTAYVLIPLGLFALISMRAFKYIRPIFRERSKIKAEVTGRLTESIGGIRVVKGFHGEDFEISIFEEGAYRLFNNVKKSLISTSIITSSSTLLLGLASTGIMGLGAYRIISGEMTIGDFFAFTLYLGFMVAPIVQMSSIGTQITEAFAGLDRMEELFKLDKEGEEEDRNKTLDRPNGHLVFDQVSFAYEEGKEVLHNVSFDMPAGSVTALVGSSGAGKSTIAGLTASFLQATDGNISIDGIDLKEIELDAYRQHLGLVLQEDFLFEGTIRENIIFAKQDATDAELQNAIKSAYVNEFTDRFDEGIETLIGERGIKLSGGQRQRIAIARAILADPKILILDEATSSLDTESEALIQASLNQLMHGRTTLVIAHRLSTVQKADNILVMEDGQIIESGNHQQLIEKQGRYHQLFTYQSRI, from the coding sequence GTGACCGCACCTAAAAAGAAAAAAGCCTCGATCAATTCTATTAAATACGCCTTTAAAGAGATCATCTACCCAAGAAGAAAAATCCTTTTTCTCGGCTTGGTTTTGATTGTGATTAACCGCTTAGCTGGATTGGTTTTGCCTGCAGCATCCAAGCAACTCATCGACGAAGTCATTACACCTGAACGCCTTGATTTATTGAAATATGTTTTGATAGCCGTTGGAACAGCCGTATTGGTGCAGGCGCTGACCTCTTTTTTCCTTACCCAATTATTAAGCGTCGAGGCACAAAAATTAATCGCTGAATTGCGCATCAAAGTACATCAGCAAGTAATCAAATTACCTTTGGATTATTTCGATAATACCAAGTCGGGCGAGGTGGTCAGCCGCATCATGAGTGATGTAGAGGGTGTCCGAAATTTGGTTGGAACAGGATTAGTACAGCTTATCGGAGGACTCTTAACCGCCGTTTTATCATTATTCTTGCTGATCAATATCTCTCCAAGCCTGACCGCCTATGTCTTAATCCCTTTGGGGCTTTTCGCCCTGATCTCCATGCGAGCATTCAAATACATCCGTCCGATTTTTCGGGAACGATCCAAAATCAAAGCCGAAGTTACAGGTCGATTGACCGAATCTATCGGAGGAATTAGGGTGGTAAAAGGCTTCCACGGCGAAGATTTTGAAATCAGCATTTTCGAGGAAGGTGCCTACCGCTTGTTTAACAATGTCAAAAAATCATTGATCTCCACCTCCATCATCACCTCCTCTTCTACCCTTTTACTGGGCTTGGCATCGACGGGCATCATGGGCTTGGGTGCCTATCGCATCATCAGTGGAGAAATGACCATCGGAGACTTTTTTGCTTTCACGCTCTACCTCGGGTTTATGGTCGCTCCGATTGTTCAGATGAGTTCGATCGGCACACAAATCACCGAAGCTTTTGCAGGACTGGACCGCATGGAAGAATTGTTCAAACTCGACAAAGAAGGCGAAGAGGAAGACCGCAACAAAACACTCGATCGACCCAACGGACATTTGGTATTTGATCAGGTGAGTTTTGCTTACGAAGAAGGAAAAGAAGTATTGCACAATGTATCTTTTGATATGCCGGCAGGGAGTGTAACCGCATTGGTCGGGAGTTCGGGTGCAGGGAAATCGACCATCGCTGGACTGACCGCAAGCTTTCTGCAAGCCACCGACGGCAACATCAGCATCGATGGCATTGATCTGAAAGAAATCGAACTGGATGCCTATCGCCAACATTTGGGATTGGTATTGCAGGAAGACTTTTTATTTGAAGGAACGATCCGAGAAAACATCATCTTCGCAAAACAGGACGCCACAGATGCCGAACTGCAAAATGCGATCAAGTCCGCCTATGTCAATGAATTCACCGACCGATTTGATGAGGGTATCGAAACACTGATCGGCGAAAGAGGCATCAAACTTTCGGGCGGACAGCGTCAAAGAATCGCCATCGCCCGTGCGATCCTTGCCGACCCAAAAATCTTGATCTTGGATGAAGCTACCTCAAGCCTTGACACCGAAAGCGAAGCCCTGATCCAAGCCTCTTTGAACCAACTGATGCACGGGCGAACCACCCTCGTAATTGCTCACCGCCTGAGTACCGTCCAAAAGGCCGACAACATTTTGGTGATGGAAGACGGCCAAATCATTGAGAGTGGCAACCATCAGCAATTGATTGAAAAGCAAGGGCGATACCATCAGCTGTTTACCTATCAGAGTAGGATATAA